Part of the Bacteroidota bacterium genome, GATGGACACCTTTCTCGTAGATGCGGGCCAGGCTGCTTTTGTCGGCTCGCAGTAGGGCCATTGCGCCGTCCACATTTCCGCTCACCACCTGCTGCTGCAGGCTTAGCAGCAGGCTACGGTCTAGCCGGGCGGTTCGGTTTATAACAGCCAAGCGTTCGAAGAAAATGTAGATCGCCAGAAAGAGCAGCAGGAAAATGGGGATCATGATGGTGCCGCCTTTTACAATCAGATCCATCAGAGAGAGATCCAACTGGGAGGCGGCAGACTCTGTAGCCTGTGCCAGCGATGAATAGAAGGTAAACAGCAGTGCCATGGGGTAGAAAAACGCTGCCAAAGAAACGAAGAATGTGTGTGGTGCGTAGGGGGCAGGGTGCTGCTTTTGTGCACAGCACGACTGGGGTGCTGGGTAATTTTCCACAAGCGCATCCACCCGATGCCCGGGTTTCACACAACCTAGCCTCCCGGCTGCGGGGGCGGTGTACTATCGGCAGGGGGCCTGTAGGTACCCAGCCTGGGCTGCTGCAGGGGCAGCCACAGCTCGTAGCGCTGCCCAGCCGCTACGGGCAGGCTGTAGCTCTTTAGCCAGGGGTTATACCAGTTCAGGGTGCGGTAGTCTAGCCCCTGCGTGCGTGCCCACGCAGCCAGGTCGTCTATGCTACGGGTTACAGCCAGGGTGCGGTAGGCCAGGGGCTGGTATCGCTCAGACGGTGGAACCCGGTAGCCATACTGCTCGGGGTGCTGCAGGATGTACTTGTAGGCCAGGATGCGGAAGAGATAGCGGCTGGTTTCCTCATTCAGGTACAGCTGATAAAAGCCCTGTACGCCCTGGCGCTGCTGGCCGTAGGCTACCCCCCCTGCGCCCATGTTGTAGCTAGCCGCAGCAAGGGTCCAACTACCAAACTTTTTGTAGCTGGATTTCAGGTAATTACATGCAGCGCGTGTACTCTTTAGTGGATGATTGCGCTCGTCTACATATGCGTTCTGAATCAGGCCGTAGTCTAGCCCGGTCTGGGGCATAAACTGCCAGTAGCCCTGTGCGCCAGCCAGGGAGGTGGCATTGCGCACGGCACTCTCCGCCACCATCAGGTAGAGGAAGTCTGCTGGCACGTCATACTGCGTCAGGATCTCCAGCATGGGTTTCTTCCACCGCTCCAGCCGCTTCAGGATCATGGTTATGGTGGCGTAGTCGTACACATTGAGCATAAACTCGCGGTCGAAGCGCTCTCGCACCTCCGGATCCTGGATGGGCACAGGCTCCCCGCAGAAGTTGGGTTGGTCGGGCATCAGCTCGCCCAGTGCAAGTGGCCCGGTAGCGCGCGCACTAGCCAGGGGGGCACCTGCCTGGGCAGATGGGGGGGCGGTCCAGAGCCAATAACCGAGTAGCAGGACGCACACCAGCAGCACCAGCACTGTAGCGCGGCCCAGGGTAATGGGGCGTATGAACGACATGACTTGCATCAGGAAAGGCTGTTACGTTTGCGAAGGATCCATTCGGCAGAGAGGAGGGCAAGCAGTAGCAACAGGGGCCATACGTACTGCTGCAGGCTGCGGGTAGCACGCTTGGTCTCCAGGGTTTCCACCAGTGTGCCGGTCTGCTTTATGCGGTCGGCCAGGCTGGGCAGCTGGCTGACGTAGCTGAAGAGGCCGCCCGTCTGCAGGCTCAGCTGGCGCATCAGGTCGGCATCGGCCTTTAGGTCTCGGTACTCGATGGCACTCTTGCCGATGCTGAACTGGCCAGCATCCCTGCCCAGCGCCTGGCCTGCCAGGGCACCCTCGGCGGTATAGGTGTAGCTACCGGCGGTAAGGTTTGAGATAGCCAGGCCATAACTCCCGGCCTGCTCTTCCACCAGGTAATAATCGGTTGATACACCTCGCTCGTCTTTCAGGGTCATTTTCACCTCGGCACCGGTTACCGGCTTGTTGCTATCGTCATACACTTCGCCATTGAAGATCACGCGCTCGCTGCCCGAGAACACCTGGCGTAGTGGGTATACGCGAAAACGGCGCTGGTCGTTGCGTGTGGTTAGCCAGTCGGCCAGGTTCTGCATCCAGCTGTCAAACAGTGCAAAGTCTTCGTGCAGCACATAGTTGTGCACGCGCCAGCGCCAGATGTTTTCGCACACGAAGGTGGCGGTCTTGTGCCCCTGGTGCTCCTGCAGGGCCAGTAGGGGGTACTCCAGGGCAATGTTCTTGATCTGTGCCTTGCCCACCACCTGGGTACCGGGGTTTAGCTTCCACTCGCTTTCATTCCGCAGGATGGGGGGGGCAGACTGTAGCCAGGCGGCAAAGGCATCCGGGTCGTCGAAGCGGAAGGTGCTGTGGCCACGGTAGGCGGGGATGGTGTAGAAGAATGCCTCGGACAGGGTGCCGACAGCGCGGGTGGGGCTTAGCCCCATGTATTGTGCCTGCTCCGGATGCACATTTAGCCGGGTTTGCCCGCCAATGAAATGAACCAGGGGGGTGCCCTTGCGCTGCACCTGGGCATAGATCTGGTCCAGGATTGCCTTGTCTGCCGTGCTGGTGGGGAAGTTGTGGAGCAGGATCAGTTCATACTTGGCCAGGTCGTCGGGCTGCCGGTCAAACTGCTGGCTGTTTTCGCGGATAAACGACACAAACTCATACTGCTGCTGCTCGCTAAAAGTCTTGCGCAGGGCACCTATATCCGGGTGTGGCCCGCCCGCAAAAAGCGCAATCCGGAACCGATTCTCGAGCACCTGGATGTAGATCCGCTGCTGATTATTCAGATAGCTTACTTCATCAGGCTTGCGGCTAATAACTATGTCATATGCCTGTATACCAGCACTTTCCAGCTTTACATTAAAGCTAAGCTGCGCGGTGTTTTTCTGCCTGCTCAGGCTGGCGGTTTGGCTAGCCAGCAGCCTGCCGTCCTTGTACAGGCTGGCCTGTATGCTGCTGCTTTCGTAGCCATGCTGTAGCAGGTTTACCAGTATGGGGGTTTCGGTGTTCTGGTACGAGATCTTGTTGTGCAGCACCGCCTCAATTAGCTGGTCTTTGGGCCGGATGGTGTCGCCCATCAGCACGGTGTGGATCGGTGCCTTCAGGTGCTGGGCGGCATTGCGGGCACTGGTGCCGCCGGTTATGATTCCGTCTGACACCAGGACTACCCCTGCCAGATTTTGGTGTGCATACCGCTGGCTGATCTTCTCAAGGGCTGTGCCTATCTGCGTACCTGTTTGGCCAAAGGTGAGCGAATCAAGTGACTTGGGCACGATATCCTGACTGAACAGATAGGGCACTACCTGCGCCCCCTGTGCCCGGAGCTGATCGGCAAGTGCCTGCATGCGTGCCGGGTGCTGGCTGCGTACCGCATTGCTATCCCCCCGCGCCACCAGGCTTTCGCTATCGTCCTGCAGCAGTACGATGAGGGGTGGGTAGCTTTCCTGCTCAAAAGCAGTAAGGATGGGCTCCAGGAGCAGCAGTAGCACAACAAAAACACTCATAGCCCGCAGGCCCATCAGGAGTGGCCCTAGCCAGGTAGCGGAAAAACG contains:
- a CDS encoding lytic transglycosylase domain-containing protein; this translates as MSFIRPITLGRATVLVLLVCVLLLGYWLWTAPPSAQAGAPLASARATGPLALGELMPDQPNFCGEPVPIQDPEVRERFDREFMLNVYDYATITMILKRLERWKKPMLEILTQYDVPADFLYLMVAESAVRNATSLAGAQGYWQFMPQTGLDYGLIQNAYVDERNHPLKSTRAACNYLKSSYKKFGSWTLAAASYNMGAGGVAYGQQRQGVQGFYQLYLNEETSRYLFRILAYKYILQHPEQYGYRVPPSERYQPLAYRTLAVTRSIDDLAAWARTQGLDYRTLNWYNPWLKSYSLPVAAGQRYELWLPLQQPRLGTYRPPADSTPPPQPGG